From one Oncorhynchus keta strain PuntledgeMale-10-30-2019 chromosome 30, Oket_V2, whole genome shotgun sequence genomic stretch:
- the LOC118376640 gene encoding transcriptional regulator ATRX-like isoform X10, which translates to MSRTSAESTDQMMEEVGQLQITDQMEEEEGGQLQITDQMEEEEDVGQHQITAQMEEEEEEPGSSAETERPSSSHTKMKPPVTAKHTGGNESDTSDESGQEDGASDNPSDDTTLQERIDCTACGQQVNHFQRHSVFEHPMLHVLLCKSCYKYYTSDDINKDEDGMDEQCRWCAEGGNLICCDYCHNAFCKKCILRNLGRKELSMITDEDSKWSCYICSPQPLSDIASNCSNILTKLESFWRTGCRKERKEVKGHSKGKGHHHHGKAVVNGKEHSDGSGTLTFSYKTLKVLKELVKRTKKLIETTTGLNSTFIQQAEEEQGAGGGGSGTRHLKAIRSVLADMKKAHAALEEDLESQFTSQDQGMQNGDAVSNTDGHDQIDNMVEDRQEAEEDKMADTEDGEELEEDGGLSEDAEMEGSPAPAPQDISDTEMEGSPAPAPQDISDTETDSQAKDQTAVVEEEGDRKKDIVSVGPAVPDELFQMVESLADSAGLKPGNDTMETTAASQSESPAADSNRKSLETHKEKAMPKVKNLIVKLMPVPVVTTRISRSMSKDKDGGKEKSKDGGKEKSKDGGKEKSKDGGKEKSKDGGKEKSKDGGKEKSKDGGKEKSKDGGKEKSKDGGKEKSKEEVEEGEGSEEDSRRSSRTKTTPLRKSPDGKNKMAESSPENSDSEGMSLSRLKSRAKGSSEKEREEEEEEQQQSNASSKVTADPSKQEVDSDSDEVLDILLQTAAAEHSLDEDAQQDADGNQGNRSFKRCLFKLSKKDGEEEENDKVKSDKKLAAKRKLKADDSDNSESDSDEDAKKKKKKKSPSASAKKTSKKKGSDGSSDSDLEMKGLSKLATGKRRSSRVNKEREKENKEREEKEREEEEKENKEREEKEIKGGDRRRSYELKRKARSRGAKQQDSSSDDEEEEEEGGGSGEESGDQQKIKPIMEETVVAGRGTFHQSSGDEGNHDASQMANEEDDDDDAPENRIAKKILAQIKANYSSGAEESSDEDGEENEQKKGKGGEEQEEDDDDEWGSGSDVDMKTSVGRYHRLLRHKLTLYEVESGEEKEKPASKGKKKKTKRTRRKVGSDDSADSDFKESASSCESGVSEEISEKELSSEEESESESEKEGSSQKRTTRSSVKKKKKKEERSYAQKKKRRLIKTQDSSSDDKSGSGEDGSGKEDGDTPKGQRKKIRKILKDDKLRTETRDALKEEEERRRRIAEREQLKEKLREVLVVEEASAVACPITTKLVLDEDEETKEPMVQVHRNLVTKLKPHQVDGVQFMWDCCCESVKKTNKNSGSGCILAHCMGLGKTLQVVTLLHTLLLCKKLDFSTALIVCPLNTVLNWLNEFEKWQYGFKDEESLKVTELAMVKRPQESASALQQWQEDGGIMIIGYEMYRNLTQGRNIKSKKLKETFQKTLVDPGPDFVICDEGHILKNEASDISKAMNSIKTRRRVLLTGTPLQNDLIECMSITSCYIQTAGLQDIRK; encoded by the exons tcGTGTTATAAGTATTACACCAGCGATGACATCAATAAAGACGAGGACGGCATGGACGAACAGTGCAG GTGGTGTGCTGAAGGTGGCAACCTGATCTGCTGTGACTACTGCCACAACGCCTTCTGTAAGAAGTGCATCCTGCGTAACCTGGGGCGCAAGGAGCTGTCCATGATCACCGACGAGGACAGTAAATGGTCCTGCTATATCTGCagccctcagcctctctcagacATCGCCTCCAACTGCTCCAACATCTTGACCAAGCTGGAGAGCTTCTGGCGCACGGGAtgcaggaaagagaggaaggaggtgaAAGGGCACAGTAAGGGTAAAggtcaccaccaccatggtaAAGCTGTGGTGAACGGTAAGGAACATTCAGACGGGTCAGGGACCCTCACCTTCTCCTATAAGACCCTGAAGGTCCTCAAGGAGCTGGTGAAGAGGACCAAGAAGCTGATTGAGACGACCACAGGGCTCAACAGCACCTTCATCCAGCAGGCTgaggaggagcagggagcaggaggaggtggcAGCGGGACCAGACACCTCAAGGCCATCAG gtCTGTTCTGGCTGATATGAAGAAGGCCCATGCTGCCCTAGAGGAGGACTTGGAGTCACAGTTCACTTCCCAGGACCAGGGGATGCAGAACGGGGATGCTGTTTCCAACACCGACGGCCACGATCAGATTGACAACATGGTTGAGGATAGACAGGAGGCAGAAGAGGATAAAATGGCCGACACTGAGGACGGGGAGGAGCTAGAGGAGGATGGGGGCTTGTCAGAGGACGCAGAGATGGAGGGGAGCCCCGCCCCCGCGCCTCAGGACATCTCGGacacagagatggaggggagCCCCGCCCCCGCGCCTCAAGACATCtcggacacagagacagacagccaggccaaAGACCAGACAgcagtggtggaggaggagggtgaccGGAAAAAAGACATTGTGTCCGTCGGGCCGGCCGTCCCTGACGAGCTCTTCCAAATGGTAGAGAGTCTGGCGGACTCCGCAGGGTTAAAGCCCGGCAACGACACCATGGAAACCACCGCTGCTAGCCAATCAGAGAGCCCCGCCGCCGACTCAAACAGGAAGTCACTTGAAACCCATAAGGAGAAGGCCATGCCCAAGGTGAAGAACCTGATCGTGAAGCTGATGCCCGTTCCAGTGGTTACCACACGCATCTCCAGGTCTATGAGCAAGGATAAGGATGGAGGCAAGGAGAAGAGTAAGGATGGAGGCAAGGAGAAGAGTAAGGATGGAGGCAAGGAGAAGAGTAAGGATGGAGGCAAGGAGAAGAGTAAGGATGGAGGCAAGGAGAAGAGTAAGGATGGAGGCAAGGAGAAGAGTAAGGATGGAGGCAAGGAGAAGAGTAAGGATGGAGGCAAGGAGAAGAGTAAGGATGGAGGCAAGGAGAAGAgtaaggaggaggtggaggaaggtgAGGGCTCTGAGGAGGACAGCCGCCGCTCCAGCCGCACAAAGACCACACCCCTCAGGAAGTCACCGGATGGGAAGAACAAGATGGCCGAATCCTCTCCGGAGAACAGTGACTCAGAGGGCATGAGTCTCAGCAGGCTGAAGAGTAGAGCCAAAGGCAGCTCGGAGAAGGAacgtgaggaggaggaggaggagcagcagcagaGCAATGCCTCATCCAAGGTGACCGCTGACCCTTCTAAACAAGAAGTGGACTCTGACTCTGACGAGGTTCTGGACATCCTGCTCCAGACTGCAGCGGCAGAACACAGCTTGGACGAGGATGCGCAGCAGGACGCCGATGGTAACCAGGGCAACAGGAGCTTCAAAAGGTGCCTGTTCAAACTCAGCaagaaagatggagaggaggaggagaatgacaAGGTGAAGTCTGACAAGAAGCTGGCGGCCAAACGCAAACTGAAAGCCGACGATTCAGACAACTCAGAGTCCGACTCAGACGAAGAcgcgaagaagaagaagaaaaagaagtcCCCCTCAGCTTCTGCCAAAAAGACATCCAAGAAGAAGGGCTCGGACGGCTCCTCCGACTCGGACCTGGAGATGAAGGGACTCAGCAAACTGGCGACGGGGAAACGGAGGAGCAGCCGTGTGaacaaggaaagagagaaggagaacaaggaaagagaggagaaggaaagagaggaggaggagaaggagaacaaggaaagagaggagaaggagatcaAGGGCGGAGATCGGAGGCGGTCGTACGAACTGAAACGCAAAGCCAGAAGTAGAGGAGCCAAGCAGCAAGATTCATCGTCTgatgacgaggaggaggaggaggagggaggagggtctggagaggagagtggagaccaGCAGAAGATTAAACCCATCATGGAGGAGACTGTGGTAGCAGGGAGGGGAACCTTCCACCAGTCCTCAG GAGATGAAGGTAACCATGACGCTTCTCAGATGGCCAATGAGgaggacgatgatgatgatgcgcCTGAGAACAG AATTGCCAAGAAGATATTGGCCCAGATCAAGGCTAACTACTCTTCAGGAGCAGAGGAGAGCTCTGACGAGGACGGAGAAGAGAACGAACAGaagaaggggaagggaggagaggagcaggaggagg ACGATGATGATGAATGGGGCTCTGGCTCTGATGTGGACATGAAGACGAGTGTGGGGCGTTACCACCGGCTGCTCCGCCACAAACTAACACTGTACGAAGTGGAgtcgggagaggagaaggagaaaccaGCCAGcaaggggaagaagaagaagaccaaGAGGACCAGACGGAAAG tGGGTAGTGATGACTCGGCAGACTCAGACTTTAAGGAGTCAGCCAGCAGCTGTGAGTCAGGAGTTAGTGAGGAGATCAGTGAGAAGGAATTGTCTTCAGAGGAGGAGTCGGAGTC GGAGTCTGAGAAGGAAGGCAGTAGCCAAAAGAGGACCACGCGCTCCTccgtgaagaagaagaagaagaaggaggagaggagctacGCCCAGAAGAAGAAACGGCGCCTCATCAAGACCCAGGATTCTTCATCTGACGACAAG aGCGGGTCAGGAGAGGACGGCTCGGGGAAGGAGGATGGAGACACTCCTAAAGGACAGAGGAAGAAGATTAGAAAAATCCTCAAGGACGACAAGCTGAGGACGGAAACGAGGGATGccctgaaggaggaggaggagaggaggagacgcaTCGCTGAGAGGGAGCAGCTCAAGGAGAAGCTCAGAGAG GTACTCGTGGTGGAGGAGGCGTCCGCCGTGGCTTGTCCAATCACAACCAAGCTGGTGCTGGATGAAGACGAGGAGACCAAGGAGCCCATGGTGCAGGTTCACCGCAATCTGGTCACTAAGCTCAAACCACACCAGGTCGACG GGGTCCAGTTCATGTGGGACTGCTGTTGTGAGTCGGTGAAGAAAACCAACAAGAACTCTGGTTCTGGATGTATCCTGGCTCACTGTATGGGCCTGGGAAAAACACTGCAG GTGGTAACCCTCCTCCACACACTACTGCTGTGTAAAAAGTTAGACTTCTCCACGGCTCTGATCGTCTGTCCTCTCAACACCGTTCTCAACTGGCTCAATGAGTTTGAGAAGTGGCAGTACGGCTTCAAGGACGAGGAGAGTTTAAAG GTGACGGAGCTGGCCATGGTGAAGCGTCCTCAGGAGAGTGCGTCTGCTCTGCAGCAGTGGCAGGAGGATGGAGGAATCATGATCATTGGCTATGAGATGTACCGTAACCTCACACAGGGTAGAAACATCAAGAGCAAGAAACTCAAAGAGACCTTCCAGAAGACTCTGGTTGACCCAG GCCCAGATTTTGTGATCTGTGATGAGGGCCACATCTTGAAGAACGAGGCGTCGGACATCTCTAAAGCCATGAACTCCATCAAGACCCGACGGAGAGTGTTGCTCACCGGCACTCCACTGCAGAACGACCTCATAGAGTGTATGTCCATTACTTCCTGTTATATCCAGACCGCTGGCCTACAGGACATTCGGAAAtaa
- the LOC118376640 gene encoding transcriptional regulator ATRX-like isoform X11, whose translation MSRTSAESTDQMMEEVGQLQITDQMEEEEGGQLQITDQMEEEEDVGQHQITAQMEEEEEEPGSSAETERPSSSHTKMKPPVTAKHTGGNESDTSDESGQEDGASDNPSDDTTLQERIDCTACGQQVNHFQRHSVFEHPMLHVLLCKSCYKYYTSDDINKDEDGMDEQCRWCAEGGNLICCDYCHNAFCKKCILRNLGRKELSMITDEDSKWSCYICSPQPLSDIASNCSNILTKLESFWRTGCRKERKEVKGHSKGKGHHHHGKAVVNGKEHSDGSGTLTFSYKTLKVLKELVKRTKKLIETTTGLNSTFIQQAEEEQGAGGGGSGTRHLKAIRSVLADMKKAHAALEEDLESQFTSQDQGMQNGDAVSNTDGHDQIDNMVEDRQEAEEDKMADTEDGEELEEDGGLSEDAEMEGSPAPAPQDISDTEMEGSPAPAPQDISDTETDSQAKDQTAVVEEEGDRKKDIVSVGPAVPDELFQMVESLADSAGLKPGNDTMETTAASQSESPAADSNRKSLETHKEKAMPKVKNLIVKLMPVPVVTTRISRSMSKDKDGGKEKSKDGGKEKSKDGGKEKSKDGGKEKSKDGGKEKSKDGGKEKSKDGGKEKSKDGGKEKSKDGGKEKSKEEVEEGEGSEEDSRRSSRTKTTPLRKSPDGKNKMAESSPENSDSEGMSLSRLKSRAKGSSEKEREEEEEEQQQSNASSKVTADPSKQEVDSDSDEVLDILLQTAAAEHSLDEDAQQDADGNQGNRSFKRCLFKLSKKDGEEEENDKVKSDKKLAAKRKLKADDSDNSESDSDEDAKKKKKKKSPSASAKKTSKKKGSDGSSDSDLEMKGLSKLATGKRRSSRVNKEREKENKEREEKEREEEEKENKEREEKEIKGGDRRRSYELKRKARSRGAKQQDSSSDDEEEEEEGGGSGEESGDQQKIKPIMEETVVAGRGTFHQSSGDEGNHDASQMANEEDDDDDAPENRIAKKILAQIKANYSSGAEESSDEDGEENEQKKGKGGEEQEEDDDDEWGSGSDVDMKTSVGRYHRLLRHKLTLYEVESGEEKEKPASKGKKKKTKRTRRKVGSDDSADSDFKESASSSESGVSEEISEKESSSEEESESEKEGSSQKRTTRSSVKKKKKKEERSYAQKKKRRLIKTQDSSSDDKSGSGEDGSGKEDGDTPKGQRKKIRKILKDDKLRTETRDALKEEEERRRRIAEREQLKEKLREVLVVEEASAVACPITTKLVLDEDEETKEPMVQVHRNLVTKLKPHQVDGVQFMWDCCCESVKKTNKNSGSGCILAHCMGLGKTLQVVTLLHTLLLCKKLDFSTALIVCPLNTVLNWLNEFEKWQYGFKDEESLKVTELAMVKRPQESASALQQWQEDGGIMIIGYEMYRNLTQGRNIKSKKLKETFQKTLVDPGPDFVICDEGHILKNEASDISKAMNSIKTRRRVLLTGTPLQNDLIECMSITSCYIQTAGLQDIRK comes from the exons tcGTGTTATAAGTATTACACCAGCGATGACATCAATAAAGACGAGGACGGCATGGACGAACAGTGCAG GTGGTGTGCTGAAGGTGGCAACCTGATCTGCTGTGACTACTGCCACAACGCCTTCTGTAAGAAGTGCATCCTGCGTAACCTGGGGCGCAAGGAGCTGTCCATGATCACCGACGAGGACAGTAAATGGTCCTGCTATATCTGCagccctcagcctctctcagacATCGCCTCCAACTGCTCCAACATCTTGACCAAGCTGGAGAGCTTCTGGCGCACGGGAtgcaggaaagagaggaaggaggtgaAAGGGCACAGTAAGGGTAAAggtcaccaccaccatggtaAAGCTGTGGTGAACGGTAAGGAACATTCAGACGGGTCAGGGACCCTCACCTTCTCCTATAAGACCCTGAAGGTCCTCAAGGAGCTGGTGAAGAGGACCAAGAAGCTGATTGAGACGACCACAGGGCTCAACAGCACCTTCATCCAGCAGGCTgaggaggagcagggagcaggaggaggtggcAGCGGGACCAGACACCTCAAGGCCATCAG gtCTGTTCTGGCTGATATGAAGAAGGCCCATGCTGCCCTAGAGGAGGACTTGGAGTCACAGTTCACTTCCCAGGACCAGGGGATGCAGAACGGGGATGCTGTTTCCAACACCGACGGCCACGATCAGATTGACAACATGGTTGAGGATAGACAGGAGGCAGAAGAGGATAAAATGGCCGACACTGAGGACGGGGAGGAGCTAGAGGAGGATGGGGGCTTGTCAGAGGACGCAGAGATGGAGGGGAGCCCCGCCCCCGCGCCTCAGGACATCTCGGacacagagatggaggggagCCCCGCCCCCGCGCCTCAAGACATCtcggacacagagacagacagccaggccaaAGACCAGACAgcagtggtggaggaggagggtgaccGGAAAAAAGACATTGTGTCCGTCGGGCCGGCCGTCCCTGACGAGCTCTTCCAAATGGTAGAGAGTCTGGCGGACTCCGCAGGGTTAAAGCCCGGCAACGACACCATGGAAACCACCGCTGCTAGCCAATCAGAGAGCCCCGCCGCCGACTCAAACAGGAAGTCACTTGAAACCCATAAGGAGAAGGCCATGCCCAAGGTGAAGAACCTGATCGTGAAGCTGATGCCCGTTCCAGTGGTTACCACACGCATCTCCAGGTCTATGAGCAAGGATAAGGATGGAGGCAAGGAGAAGAGTAAGGATGGAGGCAAGGAGAAGAGTAAGGATGGAGGCAAGGAGAAGAGTAAGGATGGAGGCAAGGAGAAGAGTAAGGATGGAGGCAAGGAGAAGAGTAAGGATGGAGGCAAGGAGAAGAGTAAGGATGGAGGCAAGGAGAAGAGTAAGGATGGAGGCAAGGAGAAGAGTAAGGATGGAGGCAAGGAGAAGAgtaaggaggaggtggaggaaggtgAGGGCTCTGAGGAGGACAGCCGCCGCTCCAGCCGCACAAAGACCACACCCCTCAGGAAGTCACCGGATGGGAAGAACAAGATGGCCGAATCCTCTCCGGAGAACAGTGACTCAGAGGGCATGAGTCTCAGCAGGCTGAAGAGTAGAGCCAAAGGCAGCTCGGAGAAGGAacgtgaggaggaggaggaggagcagcagcagaGCAATGCCTCATCCAAGGTGACCGCTGACCCTTCTAAACAAGAAGTGGACTCTGACTCTGACGAGGTTCTGGACATCCTGCTCCAGACTGCAGCGGCAGAACACAGCTTGGACGAGGATGCGCAGCAGGACGCCGATGGTAACCAGGGCAACAGGAGCTTCAAAAGGTGCCTGTTCAAACTCAGCaagaaagatggagaggaggaggagaatgacaAGGTGAAGTCTGACAAGAAGCTGGCGGCCAAACGCAAACTGAAAGCCGACGATTCAGACAACTCAGAGTCCGACTCAGACGAAGAcgcgaagaagaagaagaaaaagaagtcCCCCTCAGCTTCTGCCAAAAAGACATCCAAGAAGAAGGGCTCGGACGGCTCCTCCGACTCGGACCTGGAGATGAAGGGACTCAGCAAACTGGCGACGGGGAAACGGAGGAGCAGCCGTGTGaacaaggaaagagagaaggagaacaaggaaagagaggagaaggaaagagaggaggaggagaaggagaacaaggaaagagaggagaaggagatcaAGGGCGGAGATCGGAGGCGGTCGTACGAACTGAAACGCAAAGCCAGAAGTAGAGGAGCCAAGCAGCAAGATTCATCGTCTgatgacgaggaggaggaggaggagggaggagggtctggagaggagagtggagaccaGCAGAAGATTAAACCCATCATGGAGGAGACTGTGGTAGCAGGGAGGGGAACCTTCCACCAGTCCTCAG GAGATGAAGGTAACCATGACGCTTCTCAGATGGCCAATGAGgaggacgatgatgatgatgcgcCTGAGAACAG AATTGCCAAGAAGATATTGGCCCAGATCAAGGCTAACTACTCTTCAGGAGCAGAGGAGAGCTCTGACGAGGACGGAGAAGAGAACGAACAGaagaaggggaagggaggagaggagcaggaggagg ACGATGATGATGAATGGGGCTCTGGCTCTGATGTGGACATGAAGACGAGTGTGGGGCGTTACCACCGGCTGCTCCGCCACAAACTAACACTGTACGAAGTGGAgtcgggagaggagaaggagaaaccaGCCAGcaaggggaagaagaagaagaccaaGAGGACCAGACGGAAAG tgGGTAGTGATGACTCTGCAGACTCAGACTTTAAGGAGTCAGCCAGCAGCAGTGAGTCAGGAGTTAGTGAGGAGATCAGTGAGAAGGAATCGTCGTCAGAGGAGGAGTCGGAGTCTGAGAAGGAAGGCAGTAGCCAAAAGAGGACCACGCGCTCCTccgtgaagaagaagaagaagaaggaggagaggagctacGCCCAGAAGAAGAAACGGCGCCTCATCAAGACCCAGGATTCTTCATCTGACGACAAG aGCGGGTCAGGAGAGGACGGCTCGGGGAAGGAGGATGGAGACACTCCTAAAGGACAGAGGAAGAAGATTAGAAAAATCCTCAAGGACGACAAGCTGAGGACGGAAACGAGGGATGccctgaaggaggaggaggagaggaggagacgcaTCGCTGAGAGGGAGCAGCTCAAGGAGAAGCTCAGAGAG GTACTCGTGGTGGAGGAGGCGTCCGCCGTGGCTTGTCCAATCACAACCAAGCTGGTGCTGGATGAAGACGAGGAGACCAAGGAGCCCATGGTGCAGGTTCACCGCAATCTGGTCACTAAGCTCAAACCACACCAGGTCGACG GGGTCCAGTTCATGTGGGACTGCTGTTGTGAGTCGGTGAAGAAAACCAACAAGAACTCTGGTTCTGGATGTATCCTGGCTCACTGTATGGGCCTGGGAAAAACACTGCAG GTGGTAACCCTCCTCCACACACTACTGCTGTGTAAAAAGTTAGACTTCTCCACGGCTCTGATCGTCTGTCCTCTCAACACCGTTCTCAACTGGCTCAATGAGTTTGAGAAGTGGCAGTACGGCTTCAAGGACGAGGAGAGTTTAAAG GTGACGGAGCTGGCCATGGTGAAGCGTCCTCAGGAGAGTGCGTCTGCTCTGCAGCAGTGGCAGGAGGATGGAGGAATCATGATCATTGGCTATGAGATGTACCGTAACCTCACACAGGGTAGAAACATCAAGAGCAAGAAACTCAAAGAGACCTTCCAGAAGACTCTGGTTGACCCAG GCCCAGATTTTGTGATCTGTGATGAGGGCCACATCTTGAAGAACGAGGCGTCGGACATCTCTAAAGCCATGAACTCCATCAAGACCCGACGGAGAGTGTTGCTCACCGGCACTCCACTGCAGAACGACCTCATAGAGTGTATGTCCATTACTTCCTGTTATATCCAGACCGCTGGCCTACAGGACATTCGGAAAtaa